The following DNA comes from Camelina sativa cultivar DH55 chromosome 14, Cs, whole genome shotgun sequence.
CTAGGAAGTCAAATCTATGTTCGGAAAGggtttttaataaaacaattgGGAAAGTGGTTTTCATCAGAATTCACGAATCATATGTTATAGAATAAATAATTCGATTATATTAAGTCGTAGAGTTGATCGGACGGCTGGGGTTTCTCAGCTTAATGATTGATCTAGCGGCTGTGAGTTTATAGCTGTTTTCTCCTGCCGGATTACTGACGTGGACATAAAAGGGTTTGACTTCTGACTTTTTTAGCCTTCAAATGACGTAATTCTCCTCGTATTTGGATTTTAACATTACCTtttactaaaactaaaatttaggTTTTGACTCAATACTCCTCCTACACAGAATTACAACAGAAACGACACTGTATACCATTAGTAACGTTTTTGCTAAATCatatttcaaattatttgtttcaaTGTAACACGActtatttctttcatatttttcaccaacGTAAAAATGagttttacatttatatattcaCCCCGAGTTCTTTCTATATAATAAGCAGACCAAGATTTGCAAGACTCGAAGAACGAAGATGTGATTCTATTATTACTCACAAATgatcaaatcatataaaacaGATAATGAAGCATTTGAGAAAATTTACGGATCACAAGAAGCCAGTACTGCCGAAGGGGTTGTTGCTgtcatgttgttgttgatgagcACCTCCATTAACCGGAAATCCCCCAAAACCCGTGGTGCTGTTTTGCGCTTCTGTAACGGGGATTGCCGGAAATTCCCCAATACCTGTGGTTTTTGGTGGTTCTGGAACCGGAATTACTGGAAGCGGTTCTGAAACGGGGATAACTGGAAACTCCCCAAAAGCTGTGGTTTTTGGCGGTTCTGAAACCGGGATTACTGGAGGAAATCCCCCAAAACCTGTTGTGTTTGGCGGTTCTGAAACCTGGTCTACAGGAAATGCCCCAAACCCAGTGCAGCTTTGTGGTGCTGAAACCTCGACTACTGGAAATTCCCCAAAGCCGGTGGTGTTTGATGCTTCTGAAACCGGGATTGCTGAAAATGCCCCAAGACCGGAGGTGTTTTCTGGTTCTGAAACCGGAACTACTGGAAATTCCCCAAAACCGGTGATGTTTGAAGGTTCTGGAACCGGTACTGGAAATGCCCCCAAACTGGTGGTGCTTTGTGGTTCTGAAACCGGGACTATTGGAAATTCCCCAAAATCACCAAAAGGATTTGCAGCGCTGGGTGCAACCTCAAGCTGTGGTTGCTGCTCTTGCTGAGGATAGGTTGGCTCGTAGGGCCCAAATGGGTTGTTTGCAGCTGAATGCGGCGCAACGCTGTTTGTTAATGCAAACGGGTCTTGGACCTCAAATGGATTGGGAGCTGGAGCGCCATAGGCCGGCTGTTGGGCAGCAATGTAGGCTCCATTGTCGTATAGACTGTTCAGGGTGAGCGTGTCTAAGCCACCAGCCTAGCACAAACAAAGATGGTTATGATTAAGAAGCCACAGATTTAATTTACCAACCCCCAAACTAGTATATGCAAACAGGATAATGGCAAGTAATTGATGCATGCCATTATCAATAATACAGAATACATCTTACCAATTTTCTCTCAGTGGCTGCAGATATATCATTGCTAGGTGTTGTGACCAGGGCAAGCTCCCATCCTGACGAATCCAAATCTCTTGCTTGACCAAAACCAAACGTCGAAAAATCATCTGTATACAGAACGGAATCATAAATGCGATCAACAACTAACAAGAAAGGTAAACTTAGCGCCCTGGTATATATAGTCCAAGAAGCTCACCATCAGTGGAAACCAAGGCCAAAGCAAGTGCATTTTGGTCTAGGATTGCTAACGGATCAGGTGCATCATCGTTCAGACCCTGAGTGCAACATGAAGAGAATCAGAGACAGAAGAATAACAATGACAGAAATatcgaaaaatcaaaatagtatGTAATAAGCATTTCTCACCAGTAGATCATCTGTATCAATGATATTCCGTGGAGTTTCTGCTGAATGAGGAGGCTGCGAAGAAGGTTGAGTCTCTTCAGATAGAACAACGGTACCATCTGAAGGCAATGGTGGTTCATGTTCTTCATGCGAAGGTTCAACATCTTCAGAATCAAGCCCCTCATCCGGCGTATAGGTCAGAAGCtgtatgttgacaaaaaaaatttagaaattaagttaaacaaaaaaaaccatggtTTTTGTAGGACCATTTCTGGAATATATACGTACCAGTGGCCCAGATGTGACGTCGACCATTTGAGGTGCATCTCTCATATACTCCTCCATTGTTACAAGAAAAGATTGTGGAGGCTTGAAAAACACAAACAGAGTTACATCGTAATAATAAAGTACTTACcattacaaatttaaatttaacaagcaaGTTATTATCTGATACCTCTCTTAAAACAGGAAACTGGAAATTCCTTGCAAGTTCTAATCCTTTGCAAACTtcataaaaattagaaagattGCCAGCCTGCATCGATAGACTAATCCTTGCTAAGTGAAATCTAAATGAATCCACtgaaaaaataaccaaacaacttTACCTGCAGACCCGCGCGCTTGTATATATCAAGGGCCTTGATGGCCTCATGTCTTGGCATTTCAAAGAACTGCagtatatgcatatatgaaaCAGTAAGATATCAAAGAACACATGCAGGGAGAGAGTAACTCTGGGGGAAAGAAAAAACTGGGACTACCTTTTCTACTAGATTGATTATTCCTTCATTGATGGCACAATAGACTTTAAAGCTCTCCTTCAACACCTAAAGATACAATATTCAAAAACAACTCAGAACttagttcaaacttcaaactgtTCTTTCCGGATAGAAATATTTGACCCGTTACTAAGACTAGGATATATGTAAAAATGTGAGTTATGTGTCCAGGCTTAGTTCAACCTACCAGAGCGAGTGCATATTGAATTATGCGATTGTGTTTTGCAGCACCTTCTGGCTGCGAAAGTTGGAAGATCAAAGTCAGTTcatttgtaagaaagagaaggCTGCTCCAGCACAATACAAAGTACTATGCGGTTTACAAAAACATAGTAGCAGAACTGGAAAATGCATCAAAGAAGCACCTTGCAACCAATGAGACGATGCAGAAGCTGCTGTAACGCTGGTAACTGTTCCAGGAGTTTTTCACCATCTAAATCCCTTGTTTTGCTATACCCCTGAcaacaatttccaaaacatAAAACCATCAGGAAAGAAAAGAGGTAAACATGAAGCCAGGACACCaagcaaacagaaaaaaaaaaatgatacctTCTCCTGCCCTGGAGAAACTTTTGGAAGACGTTCAGCCTCCATGTCATATTTCAGAACTCTGAAGCATTCAAGCCGTTCCTCAAGAAATAATGCATAAGCACGCACCCACCCAGAACAATCCCAGGCTGCAAGACGCATAAAGCAAACAACAATCAGCGGTAACTCTCTATGCATAAAACCTTGAAGAAACCTCATATTgcttataaaacatatataagccCGTGAAAGTAGCAGTAAAAGACTCACCGGTTGGGCTAGACTCATCTTTGAAATTAGAAATCTGCATAATGCGTCCTTTTTGAGAAAAATTCAATAGCTCCTCTCTAAATGTAGGATCACCATCCCTCAGAAGCCGGTGTAAGACAAGTAGTGCTTTCAGTGCAACCTATCAGAAACACATACAAACGCTAAATCTAATAGGCTGATGATAGCAAACAGAAACGATCCTTAAACAACCTAAAGAACATCTAATAATCAAAAACTCTCAGAAGAACTTCAAATCCTAAAAAACACACATAATGATCATACTCAACGCTGCAAAATGACTATAACTACTTATCTTCTTAAAATGAAACATTTCTCAGATTCAAAATGAATACCGTCCAGTTTCTGGTTTTGTGCAATCGTCGAGAGAGAGCATGAATGCAGTAAGCAACATCTGCTCGAGGCCGAACTGCTGATGTTGCCAGGAAAATTTCtgtaaacaaaaaagagatttaaaacacacacaaacacaagaaacaattacgatctaagaaaacaaaaatcggaTTTCCAATTACTCTTAAGATGACGATCTTTGGGAGGACACTCGACATGGTTAGTAGCTT
Coding sequences within:
- the LOC104740177 gene encoding putative clathrin assembly protein At1g14910; its protein translation is MATLQSWRRAYGALKDTTKVGLVRVNSDYAELDVAIVKATNHVECPPKDRHLKKIFLATSAVRPRADVAYCIHALSRRLHKTRNWTVALKALLVLHRLLRDGDPTFREELLNFSQKGRIMQISNFKDESSPTAWDCSGWVRAYALFLEERLECFRVLKYDMEAERLPKVSPGQEKGYSKTRDLDGEKLLEQLPALQQLLHRLIGCKPEGAAKHNRIIQYALALVLKESFKVYCAINEGIINLVEKFFEMPRHEAIKALDIYKRAGLQAGNLSNFYEVCKGLELARNFQFPVLREPPQSFLVTMEEYMRDAPQMVDVTSGPLLLTYTPDEGLDSEDVEPSHEEHEPPLPSDGTVVLSEETQPSSQPPHSAETPRNIIDTDDLLGLNDDAPDPLAILDQNALALALVSTDDDFSTFGFGQARDLDSSGWELALVTTPSNDISAATERKLAGGLDTLTLNSLYDNGAYIAAQQPAYGAPAPNPFEVQDPFALTNSVAPHSAANNPFGPYEPTYPQQEQQPQLEVAPSAANPFGDFGEFPIVPVSEPQSTTSLGAFPVPVPEPSNITGFGEFPVVPVSEPENTSGLGAFSAIPVSEASNTTGFGEFPVVEVSAPQSCTGFGAFPVDQVSEPPNTTGFGGFPPVIPVSEPPKTTAFGEFPVIPVSEPLPVIPVPEPPKTTGIGEFPAIPVTEAQNSTTGFGGFPVNGGAHQQQHDSNNPFGSTGFL